Proteins from one Oscillatoria nigro-viridis PCC 7112 genomic window:
- a CDS encoding ROK family protein: MTEQDRSTRTLAVDIGGSGIKVMVLDNEGEPQTERSRLETPQPPKPEPVLEAIASLASGQGEFDRVSVGFPGVVCGGVIKTAVNLDPSWIDFDLQTTLKDRLGKPVRVANDADIQGLGAIAGTGVELVITLGTGFGSALFVDGILVPNLELGHHPFRKGETYEQQLGRLALDTVGSKRWNRRLEKALTYLQDIFNCDRIYIGGGNTKKIAVELPPQVKIVPNVSGLLGGIALWRD, translated from the coding sequence ATGACTGAACAAGATCGATCGACTCGCACCTTAGCCGTTGACATTGGCGGAAGCGGCATCAAAGTTATGGTGTTGGACAATGAAGGCGAACCCCAAACGGAACGCAGCCGTTTAGAAACGCCTCAACCACCGAAACCGGAACCCGTATTAGAGGCGATCGCCTCTTTAGCCAGCGGACAAGGGGAATTTGACCGAGTATCCGTCGGTTTTCCCGGCGTCGTCTGTGGCGGCGTCATCAAAACCGCAGTGAATTTAGATCCGTCTTGGATAGATTTTGACTTACAAACTACTCTCAAAGATCGCTTGGGAAAACCTGTGCGAGTAGCTAACGATGCCGATATTCAAGGATTGGGAGCAATTGCTGGGACGGGGGTAGAATTAGTAATTACCCTTGGCACGGGTTTCGGTTCTGCCTTATTTGTCGATGGTATCTTGGTGCCAAATCTAGAGTTAGGACATCACCCGTTTCGCAAAGGGGAAACTTACGAACAGCAATTAGGTCGCTTGGCATTAGATACAGTGGGTTCCAAAAGATGGAATCGCCGCCTGGAAAAAGCGCTCACCTATCTGCAAGATATCTTTAACTGCGATCGCATTTACATCGGCGGCGGTAATACTAAAAAGATTGCTGTTGAGTTACCGCCGCAGGTTAAAATAGTACCCAATGTGAGCGGTTTGTTGGGCGGGATTGCTTTGTGGCGCGATTGA
- a CDS encoding YqiA/YcfP family alpha/beta fold hydrolase, whose translation MNLPNDSSYIYLHGFASSPDSAKAKYFRDRFSYLGIDLKTPDLNQNDFSGLTLTRQLNQIETEFLPTESSQSATENVKNLGGVTIIGSSFGGLTAAWLAQRQLAVKQIVLLAPAFEFISHWLPLLGQQQLEKWQSEKYLPVYHYGEQRYLPLNYQFVADMAQYPEEKLMRSVPTLILHGKHDTIIPIQASRNFAANRPWVQLIELEDDHSLGNVLAEIWEAIQKFCQFKH comes from the coding sequence ATGAATCTACCGAACGACTCAAGTTACATTTATTTACACGGATTTGCTTCAAGTCCCGATTCAGCTAAGGCTAAGTATTTCCGAGATCGCTTTTCTTACCTAGGAATTGACCTAAAAACTCCCGACCTCAATCAAAACGATTTTTCGGGGCTTACTCTCACCCGCCAATTAAACCAAATAGAAACAGAATTTTTGCCCACCGAATCCTCCCAATCTGCCACAGAAAATGTAAAAAATCTAGGGGGAGTTACCATAATTGGGTCCAGTTTTGGGGGGCTGACAGCGGCTTGGTTGGCCCAGCGACAATTGGCAGTAAAGCAAATAGTTTTGTTAGCACCTGCTTTTGAATTTATCTCCCACTGGCTGCCACTGTTGGGACAGCAACAGTTAGAAAAGTGGCAGTCTGAGAAATATTTGCCGGTTTACCACTACGGCGAACAGCGTTATCTGCCCCTGAATTATCAGTTTGTGGCAGATATGGCTCAATACCCTGAAGAAAAATTAATGCGTTCAGTCCCTACGTTAATTCTTCACGGCAAGCATGATACAATAATACCGATTCAAGCTAGCAGAAATTTTGCCGCTAACCGTCCCTGGGTGCAATTAATCGAATTAGAAGACGATCATTCTTTGGGAAATGTCCTAGCGGAAATTTGGGAAGCGATTCAAAAGTTTTGCCAATTCAAACATTAA
- a CDS encoding Spy/CpxP family protein refolding chaperone: MSIRRISALAVLMLTLGSTAAAIAVPNPLEPETIAQNQRPNRPAGKEGGMFEKLNLTADQKQKMQAVRDRYKDQVSQRMQAVRQARQELETMMSGTANASEIREKHRQIIGLRQQLEEVQFESTLAMREVLTPEQRTQLAQLMQQRRQTARNRTQNGQKPQ; encoded by the coding sequence ATGTCAATTCGTCGCATTTCTGCCCTAGCCGTTTTAATGCTGACTCTCGGCAGCACAGCCGCAGCAATAGCAGTTCCCAATCCCCTAGAACCGGAAACAATTGCCCAAAATCAGCGTCCCAATCGACCCGCTGGTAAGGAAGGTGGGATGTTTGAGAAACTGAATTTAACTGCGGACCAAAAGCAAAAAATGCAGGCAGTTCGCGATCGGTACAAAGACCAAGTTTCTCAGCGGATGCAAGCAGTCCGCCAAGCGAGACAAGAATTGGAAACGATGATGTCCGGCACGGCAAATGCCAGCGAAATACGGGAAAAACACCGTCAAATAATCGGTCTGAGGCAGCAGTTGGAAGAGGTGCAATTTGAAAGTACACTCGCAATGCGAGAAGTGCTCACGCCCGAACAGCGCACCCAATTAGCTCAACTGATGCAGCAGCGCCGACAAACTGCTAGAAACAGGACGCAAAACGGTCAAAAACCGCAGTAA
- a CDS encoding sigma-70 family RNA polymerase sigma factor — MLGVSAHVLTDDCSDSDLVAQCLKGDRTCFRYLYQRYQHKVRSTLYQLCGPSLLDDLAQEVFLRVWKGLPKLKHQENFSTWLYRITWNVASDQRQAFAKQHSFDSQLKNQETMDRVILKDNTSDLMQLHYQDLVQRGLEQLSFEHRSVLVLHDLEDIPQKEVAQILGLPAGTVKSRVFYARNAVRQFLQKEGVSEL; from the coding sequence GTGTTAGGTGTGTCAGCCCATGTTTTAACCGATGACTGTTCCGACTCGGACTTAGTTGCTCAGTGTCTAAAGGGCGATCGCACTTGCTTTCGCTACCTTTACCAACGCTACCAACACAAAGTCAGGTCAACCCTTTATCAACTCTGCGGCCCCTCACTTCTTGACGATTTAGCACAAGAAGTATTCCTGCGAGTCTGGAAAGGATTGCCCAAACTCAAGCACCAGGAAAACTTTTCTACTTGGCTTTATCGAATCACTTGGAATGTGGCTTCCGACCAAAGACAAGCATTTGCTAAACAGCATTCTTTTGACTCCCAACTCAAAAATCAAGAAACAATGGATCGGGTTATTCTCAAAGATAACACATCGGACTTGATGCAGTTGCACTATCAAGATTTAGTGCAGCGGGGATTGGAGCAATTGAGCTTTGAACACCGCAGCGTTTTGGTGCTGCACGACTTAGAAGACATCCCGCAAAAAGAAGTAGCCCAAATTTTGGGACTACCAGCAGGGACTGTCAAATCTCGCGTGTTTTATGCCAGAAATGCTGTGCGGCAATTTTTGCAAAAAGAAGGTGTCAGCGAGCTATGA
- a CDS encoding transglutaminase-like domain-containing protein: MKMPVLLLGVSVIFWGWQTGLWFLALPIALILEAANWLPYRWDFSASDFRRIANLCLIFLCCLLVYLLVANRSIYLIYNLLQWLPGVFFPLVAAQVYSVKESLDIRLLFLWLNKATKTAPLNPLMVNLNYPYFICCLLSASTANSRDISFYAGIFALTAIALWSVRTKRFSSILWLGLMLIAGSIGFIGQMGLHQVHLAVEQQAISWLSNGSSQETDFLKKQTNIGSVGLLKQSNEIIFRVAPEAKQTPPRLLREATYNRYNSSLWLALNPNFVPVQPKINGTTWDLGDQLPNPSTITISATLQGNQGLLKLPDGTFKIDALPVSQMEKNKYGTIKVVGKVDMLAYRSYFNNNFSVDSPPTEDDLQIPKSEIAALNKILSQMDIQGKSLPEILDKMEWFFLKNFVYSLKLGGKDNDATPLSTFLLHTRSGHCEYFATAATLLLRKLGIPARYAVGYSVHEFSSLENQYIVRSRHAHAWTLAYIAGKWQAFDPTPSDWESMEDAAAPPGAFISDLWSLLTYKILLGLRYLSGSNGWKLGGVILLALIFFRMCNPNFKKNVRLLSNKQSWLKAIYNKDSLSPKSEFYLIEQALNESGLIRPPSESLKNWIERLKKENPELYCLEELALLIEIHYCDRFDPAGIKYAQKAEFKLAIQSWIEQYRRQAIASKSQVNKSGKSTIAFLR; the protein is encoded by the coding sequence ATGAAAATGCCGGTGCTTCTTTTGGGTGTTAGTGTAATTTTTTGGGGCTGGCAGACGGGACTGTGGTTTTTGGCTTTGCCAATCGCTCTGATTTTAGAGGCAGCTAACTGGTTGCCTTATCGGTGGGATTTTTCAGCTAGTGATTTTAGGCGCATTGCTAATTTATGTCTGATTTTTTTGTGCTGTTTGCTGGTTTATCTCCTGGTCGCCAACCGCTCTATTTACTTGATATATAATTTGTTGCAGTGGCTTCCTGGTGTATTTTTTCCACTGGTAGCTGCTCAGGTATATTCTGTCAAGGAAAGTCTGGATATACGCCTATTGTTTTTGTGGTTAAACAAGGCAACAAAAACAGCACCACTTAACCCCTTGATGGTGAATCTAAATTATCCATATTTTATCTGTTGTCTGCTATCCGCTAGTACGGCGAACAGTAGAGATATCTCTTTTTATGCTGGGATATTTGCCTTAACCGCTATTGCTTTGTGGTCTGTGAGAACGAAAAGATTTTCATCTATTCTCTGGCTGGGTCTGATGTTAATTGCTGGCAGTATAGGATTTATAGGACAGATGGGGCTGCACCAAGTTCACCTAGCAGTAGAACAGCAAGCAATCTCATGGCTTAGTAATGGGAGTTCTCAAGAAACAGATTTTTTGAAAAAACAAACTAACATCGGCTCAGTGGGATTATTAAAACAGTCAAATGAAATTATTTTTAGAGTTGCTCCTGAAGCTAAACAGACCCCTCCCCGACTGCTAAGAGAAGCCACTTATAATCGCTACAACTCTTCACTTTGGCTCGCCTTAAATCCTAACTTTGTTCCCGTACAACCAAAGATTAATGGCACAACTTGGGATTTAGGCGACCAACTACCGAATCCATCAACGATTACTATTTCGGCTACACTCCAAGGCAACCAAGGTTTATTAAAGCTGCCAGATGGAACTTTTAAAATTGACGCATTGCCTGTCAGTCAGATGGAAAAGAATAAATATGGCACAATAAAAGTGGTGGGAAAAGTTGATATGCTGGCTTATCGAAGCTACTTTAATAATAATTTTTCTGTAGATAGCCCCCCTACAGAAGACGACCTGCAAATACCAAAATCAGAAATAGCTGCACTGAATAAAATCCTCAGCCAAATGGATATTCAAGGAAAGTCGCTACCAGAAATATTAGATAAAATGGAGTGGTTTTTCCTAAAAAATTTCGTTTATTCACTGAAGCTTGGGGGCAAAGATAATGATGCTACGCCTCTATCAACATTTTTACTGCACACTCGCTCTGGACATTGTGAATATTTTGCTACTGCTGCGACACTTCTCCTCAGAAAACTCGGTATTCCAGCCCGTTATGCTGTTGGATATTCTGTTCACGAATTTAGTTCTTTGGAGAACCAATATATTGTAAGAAGTCGCCATGCTCATGCTTGGACTTTGGCTTATATCGCGGGAAAATGGCAAGCTTTTGATCCTACGCCTTCTGATTGGGAAAGCATGGAGGATGCTGCTGCTCCCCCAGGGGCATTTATCTCTGATTTATGGTCGCTATTGACTTACAAAATTTTGCTGGGGCTGCGATATTTATCGGGTAGCAATGGATGGAAGTTGGGGGGAGTCATCCTACTGGCATTAATATTTTTTCGGATGTGTAATCCTAATTTTAAGAAAAATGTACGCCTTTTATCTAACAAACAAAGCTGGCTAAAAGCTATTTATAACAAAGATTCGTTGAGTCCGAAATCGGAATTTTATTTAATCGAACAGGCGTTAAATGAGTCGGGATTGATTCGCCCTCCTTCCGAGTCTTTAAAAAATTGGATCGAGAGGTTAAAAAAAGAAAATCCGGAATTATATTGTCTCGAAGAGTTAGCATTGTTGATCGAGATTCATTATTGCGATCGCTTCGATCCAGCAGGAATTAAATACGCACAAAAAGCTGAATTTAAATTGGCAATTCAATCCTGGATCGAGCAATATCGCAGGCAGGCGATCGCCTCAAAATCTCAGGTTAATAAAAGCGGTAAGTCTACTATAGCTTTTCTCAGGTAG
- a CDS encoding DUF58 domain-containing protein, with the protein MKRFLYAVFRFGARVNRSRKKRLTNNGLAVLSCTLLAGVLGLDTNQTVTYQIFTFLLSIIGIAIIFSKFFRFSFNAVRFLPKFATVGVSLKYRILIHNKTSQTQTNLKLWENFADPYPSFQEFIETPEPCEEKRTSLDKYFGYYRWVWLIYRKQCATAKVIELPPLPPNSKTEVVCEITPSYRGVIRLSGLTVTRSDPFGIWNACKTISLPQSILILPKLYHLPPIQLPGSRRYQSGGVTLASSVGDSEEFRSLRDYRQGDSLRKIHWKSWAKAGKPIVKEEQDEFFVRHALILDTFQSVKYSEILEEAISIAASLSYEVQTQESLLDLMFVAQEAYCFTFGRGLNSTEKMLEILASLGACQDKVFDSLTSVLMDKISLLSGCICIFLCWDEPRKKLVNYLISRGIHTLVLILTERDAQLDSLNLDLIKDDLTSCHILKLGQIQEELMKL; encoded by the coding sequence ATGAAACGTTTTTTATACGCTGTTTTTCGCTTCGGTGCGCGTGTAAATCGCTCGCGAAAGAAGCGATTGACTAACAATGGGTTAGCAGTGCTTAGCTGCACGCTTTTAGCGGGGGTTTTAGGATTAGATACTAATCAGACTGTGACTTATCAAATTTTTACTTTCCTGTTGTCAATTATAGGAATAGCCATAATTTTTAGTAAATTTTTTCGCTTCAGCTTCAATGCAGTACGCTTCTTACCAAAGTTTGCAACTGTTGGAGTCTCTTTAAAATACCGTATTCTCATTCATAACAAAACTAGCCAGACTCAAACTAACCTGAAATTGTGGGAAAATTTTGCCGACCCATACCCAAGCTTTCAAGAATTTATAGAAACACCTGAACCCTGTGAAGAAAAGCGCACTTCATTGGATAAATACTTCGGCTATTATCGTTGGGTGTGGCTGATTTATAGAAAACAATGCGCCACAGCTAAGGTCATAGAATTGCCTCCTCTTCCACCCAATAGCAAAACAGAAGTGGTATGTGAAATTACGCCATCCTACAGGGGTGTTATCCGCCTCAGTGGTCTAACAGTTACTAGGTCAGATCCTTTTGGGATTTGGAATGCTTGTAAAACAATTTCCTTGCCCCAATCTATCTTAATTTTACCCAAACTATATCATTTACCACCAATTCAGCTTCCTGGCTCAAGAAGATATCAATCAGGTGGCGTAACCTTAGCTTCATCCGTAGGAGATTCCGAGGAATTTAGGTCTCTGCGGGATTATCGACAGGGAGATTCGCTACGCAAAATTCACTGGAAAAGTTGGGCAAAAGCAGGTAAGCCAATTGTCAAAGAAGAACAGGATGAATTTTTTGTGAGGCACGCCCTAATTTTGGATACGTTTCAAAGTGTAAAATATAGTGAAATTTTAGAAGAGGCTATTTCAATTGCTGCTTCATTATCCTATGAAGTTCAGACTCAAGAATCATTGTTGGATTTGATGTTCGTCGCTCAAGAAGCTTATTGTTTTACCTTTGGCAGAGGGCTGAACTCTACTGAAAAAATGCTAGAAATTCTCGCATCACTCGGTGCCTGTCAGGATAAAGTTTTTGACTCGCTCACCTCAGTTTTGATGGATAAAATCTCTCTCCTAAGCGGTTGTATTTGTATATTTTTGTGTTGGGACGAACCTAGAAAAAAATTAGTAAATTATCTGATAAGTCGCGGTATCCATACCTTAGTTTTAATTTTAACAGAGCGAGACGCTCAATTAGATAGCTTAAATTTAGATTTGATTAAAGATGACTTAACAAGCTGCCATATTTTAAAGCTAGGTCAAATACAAGAGGAGTTAATGAAACTATGA
- a CDS encoding AAA family ATPase, giving the protein MYKAITENHAQSGREIYQRISNNIQKVVKGQSAAIRKLLSAFVSGGHVLLEDYPGTGKTTLAKALALSVDVSFKRIQFTPDLLPSDILGISMLDPNQRTFHFHEGPIFANIILADEINRSSPRTQSALLEAMAEFQVSIDGNLRKLKDPFFVIATQNPVESRGTYPLPEAQMDRFAVQFSLGYISPEDEVNLLGDQINQHPIDTLQTCVNLEDLISLKQQVKQVRISEELKRYLVDIVNATRSAEGVQLGASPRASIALMKVAQALAFFDGYEFVTPEHIQEQAVSVIAHRLVMEPQARFSGRMAPGVVEEIIKSIPVPA; this is encoded by the coding sequence ATGTATAAAGCAATTACAGAAAATCACGCTCAGTCGGGCAGAGAAATTTATCAAAGGATTTCCAACAACATTCAAAAAGTGGTGAAAGGGCAATCAGCAGCAATCAGGAAATTGCTGTCAGCCTTTGTCAGTGGCGGGCACGTCCTCCTAGAAGATTATCCCGGTACAGGTAAAACTACCCTAGCTAAAGCCCTAGCCTTATCTGTAGATGTCAGCTTTAAACGCATTCAATTTACACCTGATCTTTTGCCCTCCGATATCTTGGGCATATCCATGCTCGACCCGAATCAACGCACGTTCCATTTCCACGAAGGCCCAATTTTTGCTAATATTATCTTGGCTGACGAAATCAATCGGTCATCACCGCGAACCCAATCCGCCCTCCTAGAAGCAATGGCAGAATTTCAAGTCAGCATTGACGGAAATTTGCGAAAACTTAAAGACCCATTTTTTGTCATTGCGACTCAAAATCCAGTAGAATCTCGTGGCACTTATCCACTTCCTGAAGCCCAAATGGATCGCTTTGCCGTTCAATTTAGTCTAGGATACATCTCCCCAGAAGACGAAGTTAACCTGCTCGGAGACCAAATTAATCAACATCCTATTGATACACTTCAAACCTGCGTTAATTTAGAGGATTTAATTAGCTTAAAACAGCAGGTAAAGCAAGTTAGAATTAGTGAAGAATTGAAACGTTACCTCGTAGATATCGTGAATGCAACTCGCTCAGCCGAAGGCGTACAACTAGGGGCGAGTCCCAGAGCTTCCATAGCTTTAATGAAAGTTGCTCAAGCATTAGCTTTCTTCGATGGCTATGAGTTTGTTACGCCAGAACATATTCAAGAACAGGCGGTATCAGTCATTGCTCATCGCCTAGTAATGGAACCTCAAGCGCGTTTTTCTGGTAGAATGGCTCCCGGTGTTGTTGAAGAAATTATCAAATCTATTCCTGTACCAGCCTAA
- a CDS encoding opioid growth factor receptor-related protein, whose product MSDSTKQNKILAFYLGQQPDSQGRAIEDIWSWDYQKLESVHNYIQWLFPLREKSRFNSSAPTLNDEVIQAFRTSEELRNRLLHSFKVMLAFYGLQCREGENAEIVIVKSEEYLSRKREWIEQFNHNYLRLTRIITSLTDLGLKNYALALFMCLDEIYNENQKSIGLKTYTYWKNAVNS is encoded by the coding sequence ATGAGTGATTCAACCAAACAAAACAAAATTTTAGCATTCTATCTCGGTCAGCAGCCTGATTCACAAGGTCGGGCGATCGAGGATATTTGGTCGTGGGATTACCAGAAGCTGGAATCGGTGCACAATTACATTCAATGGCTATTTCCCCTGAGAGAAAAGAGTCGCTTTAATTCCAGTGCTCCAACTTTAAATGATGAGGTAATTCAAGCTTTTAGAACAAGTGAAGAGTTGAGAAATCGGTTACTCCATTCGTTCAAGGTCATGCTGGCGTTTTACGGTTTGCAATGCCGCGAAGGGGAAAACGCAGAAATTGTAATTGTAAAATCCGAGGAATATTTGTCAAGAAAAAGAGAGTGGATTGAACAATTTAATCACAACTACCTGCGGCTGACTAGGATTATCACAAGTTTGACAGACTTGGGATTGAAGAATTATGCTTTGGCTCTTTTTATGTGTTTGGATGAGATATATAATGAAAATCAAAAAAGTATTGGTTTAAAAACTTATACATATTGGAAAAATGCTGTAAATAGTTAA